Proteins co-encoded in one Dasypus novemcinctus isolate mDasNov1 chromosome 6, mDasNov1.1.hap2, whole genome shotgun sequence genomic window:
- the GPRIN2 gene encoding G protein-regulated inducer of neurite outgrowth 2, with amino-acid sequence MSTSHPEPDAQAPQSPRPQPLSWSSSSLWGEGCGQRPELHESASSTVWQAQPGEGRPQLPDDDEGRRAGSTEPARALSPQPRPGVSATMGSWELCHLQAPGAAAVHRSHSDLVHAPRTWGHGGARRASLSCSALGGSPARRPLLQPGSTSGQGGQPPADPEGAPVSLEDETASRAVGTSDSARTQGVSQAWGPPAGPAPSSRAQSGPKAPGQPAAATGQALPPAALLCGTREVGAGGCRHALPASGILAFPKLVASVSESGLQAQPGVRLHCRLPRGLAGHAHCCGHLWGPSGLAMEPGARTKDVWTMTAASDVGPALASQDAGVQAAPVAACKAVATSPPPEAPLALHVFPEVTLGSSLEEAASPVRDVRWDAEGMTWEVYGAAVDPEVLGVAIQKHLEMQCEQLQREPASEDGLSVGGCRGPLRAVMRSLRRPGCCGCSGAAPE; translated from the coding sequence ATGAGCACCAGCCACCCTGAGCCTGATGCCCAGGCCCCTCAGAGCCCCCGGCCGCAGCCGCTGTCCTGGAGCTCCTCCAGCCTGTGGGGCGAAGGCTGCGGGCAGAGGCCAGAGCTCCACGAGAGTGCCAGCAGCACCGTGTGGCAGGCCCAGCCCGGGGAGGGCCGTCCCCAGCTCCCCGACGACGACGAGGGGCGCCGGGCTGGGAGCACGGAGCCGGCCCGGGCCCTCAGCCCCCAGCCACGGCCTGGTGTGTCCGCCACGATGGGCAGCTGGGAGCTGTGCCACCTGCAGGCCCCGGGTGCTGCTGCCGTGCACAGGAGCCACTCGGACCTGGTCCATGCTCCCCGGACGTGGGGGCACGGCGGAGCACGGAGGGCCAGCCTCAGCTGCTCGGCCCTGGGGGGCTCACCCGCCCGCAGGCCCCTGCTGCAGCCCGGCAGTACTTCTGGCCAGGGCGGCCAGCCCCCTGCGGACCCAGAAGGGGCCCCCGTTTCCTTGGAGGACGAGACGGCCTCCAGGGCGGTGGGGACCTCTGACTCAGCCCGGACTCAGGGCGTGAGCCAGGCGTGGGGGCCGCCTGcaggccctgcccccagcagcagGGCCCAATCTGGGCCCAAAGCCCCTGGGCAGCCGGCGGCCGCCACCGGCCAGGCCCTGCCCCCTGCAGCGCTGCTGTGTGGCACGAGGGAGGTGGGCGCCGGCGGCTGCCGTCACGCCCTGCCTGCCTCGGGGATCCTGGCATTTCCCAAACTGGTGGCATCGGTGAGCGAGTCGGGGCTGCAGGCGCAGCCCGGGGTGAGGCTCCACTGCAGGCTGCCCCGGGGGCTTGCTGGGCATGCGCACTGCTGCGGACACCTCTGGGGTCCCAGTGGCCTAGCCATGGAGCCCGGCGCCAGGACCAAGGACGTGTGGACCATGACTGCCGCCAGCGACGTGGGCCCCGCGTTGGCCTCCCAGGATGCCGGCGTGCAGGCGGCTCCGGTGGCGGCCTGCAAGGCGGTGGCCACCAGCCCGCCCCCGGAAGCCCCTCTGGCCCTGCATGTCTTCCCGGAGGTAACCCTGGGGTCCAGCCTGGAGGAGGCAGCATCCCCCGTGCGGGACGTGCGGTGGGATGCCGAGGGCATGACGTGGGAGGTGTACGGGGCGGCGGTGGACCCCGAGGTGCTCGGCGTGGCCATCCAGAAGCACCTGGAGATGCAGTGCGAGCAGCTGCAGCGGGAGCCCGCCAGCGAGGACGGCCTGTCCGTCGGGGGCTGCAGGGGGCCGCTGCGCGCCGTCATGCGGTCCCTGCGGCGGCCCGGCTGCTGCGGCTGCTCGGGCGCCGCCCCCGAGTGA